In a genomic window of Phalacrocorax aristotelis chromosome 8, bGulAri2.1, whole genome shotgun sequence:
- the CDC23 gene encoding cell division cycle protein 23 homolog translates to MAAGLGGSGDFSDLREIKKQLLSVAERSRERGLQHSGKWASELAFALDPLPLSELPPPPALTEEDARDLDAYTLAKSYFDLKEYDRAAYFLRGCKSQKAYFLYMYSRYLSGEKKKDDETVDSLGPLEKGQVKNEALRELRVELSKKHKARELDGFGLYLYGVVLRKLDLVKEAIDVFVEAAHVLPLHWGAWLELCNLITDKEMLKFLSLPDTWMKEFFLAHIYTELQLIEEALQKYQSLVDAGFSKSTYIISQIAVAYHNIRDIDKALSIFNELRKQDPYRIENMDTFSNLLYVRSMKPELSYLAHNLCEIDKYRVETCCVIGNYYSLRSQHEKAALYFQRALKLNPRYLGAWTLMGHEYMEMKNTSAAIQAYRHAIEVNKRDYRAWYGLGQTYEILKMPFYCLYYYRRAHQLRPNDSRMLVALGECYEKLNQLVEAKKCYWRAYAVGDVEKMALVKLAKLHEQLNESEQAAQCYIKYIQDIYSCGEIVEHLEVSTAFRYLAQYYFKCKLWDEASACAQKCCAFNDTREEGKALLRQILQLRNQGETSSTDIAAPFFLPASLSANNTPTRRVSPLNLSSVTP, encoded by the exons atggcggcggggctgggcggcAGCGGCGACTTCTCGGACCTGCGGGAGATcaagaagcagctgctgagcGTGGCGGAGCGGAGCCGCGAGCGCGGCCTGCAGCACAGCGGGAAGTG GGCCTCCGAGCTGGCCTTTGCCTTGGACCCGCTGCCGCTGAGCgagctgccgccgccgccggcgctcACGGAG GAGGATGCTCGTGATCTGGATGCCTATACATTAGCCAAGTCTTACTTTGATCTGAAGGAATATGACAGGGCTGCCTATTTTCTACGGGGCTGCAAGAGTCAGAAAGCTTACTTCTTGTATATGTACTCTAGATACCTG tcaggggagaagaagaaggacGATGAAACAGTGGATAGTTTGG GACCTCTGGAAAAAGGTCAGGTGAAAAATGAAGCTCTACGAGAATTGAGAGTTGAGCTCAGCAAGAAACATAAAGCACGGGAACTGGATGGATTTGGCCTTTATCT GTACGGTGTTGTGCTGCGGAAGCTGGACCTGGTGAAAGAAGCAATAGATGTGTTCGTTGAAGCTGCCCATGTCTTACCTTTGCACTGGGGAGCCTGGCTGGAACTTTGCAACTTGATTACAGATAAAGAGATG TTGAAGTTCCTGTCCTTGCCAGATACATGGATGAAAGAGTTCTTTCTTGCACACATTTATACAGAGCTGCAGCTGATAGAGGAGGCTCTGCAGAAGTATCAGAGTCTCGTTGATGCAGGATTTTCCAAAAGCACTTACATCATCTCTCAAATTGCAGTTGCCTACCACAATATCCGAG ATATTGACAAAGCTTTATCCATCTTTAATGAGCTAAGGAAACAAGATCCATACAGGATAGAAAACATGGACACTTTCTCCAACTTGCTATATGTAAGG AGCATGAAGCCTGAGTTGAGCTATCTGGCTCATAATCTCTGTGAGATAGACAAGTATCGTGTTGAGACCTGCTGTGTAATTG GGAATTATTATAGCTTGCGTTCCCAGCATGAAAAAGCAGCACTGTATTTCCAGAGGGCCTTGAAACTGAATCCTCGTTATCTGGGAGCCTGGACGCTCATGGGACATGAGTATATGGAAATGAAGAACACATCTGCAGCCATCCAGGCTTACAG ACATGCAATAGAGGTGAACAAAAGGGACTACAGAGCATGGTATGGCTTGGGGCAAACCTATGAAATCCTCAAAATGCCATTTTACTGCCTCTATTACTACAGACGGGCCCACCAGCTCAG ACCAAATGATTCTCGTATGCTGGTTGCTCTAGGAGAATGCTATGAGAAACTCAATCAGTTGGTGGAAGCTAAAAAG tgCTATTGGAGAGCTTATGCTGTGGGAGATGTGGAGAAAATGGCACTGGTGAAACTGGCAAA GCTACATGAACAGCTGAATGAATCTGAACAGGCAGCTCAGTGCTATATCAAATACATCCAGGATATCTATTCCTGTGGG GAGATAGTGGAACATCTGGAGGTCAGCACTGCCTTCCGTTACCTGGCCCAATACTACTTCAAGTGTAAGCTCTGGGATGAAGCCTCAGCATGTGCTCAGAAATGCTGTGCGTTCAATGAT actagagaagaaggaaaggccCTGCTGCGGCAGATCTTACAGCTTCGCAACCAAGGAGAAACCTCGTCCACAGATATTGCTgctccctttttcctccccGCGTCGTTGTCGGCCAATAACACTCCCACACGTCGTGTCTCCCCACTCAATCTCTCTTCTGTAACACCATGA